The Nymphalis io chromosome 14, ilAglIoxx1.1, whole genome shotgun sequence genome has a segment encoding these proteins:
- the LOC126773178 gene encoding Krueppel-like factor 12, with protein sequence MYRENCGLLNEGLSDQLMFEYSPAESLINFELPSNLNSELNDWQLNDIDFHCDAFVHGLNDSNRENSIFEDSSNILFDFDDLDKNIDLDDYLLEALTSDKSNDVLQSSPNSTDVDSDTALGRLSVLGIDLESTCVQDIQYSSTNINKASDRVRSFIPETKIQTWGEPTFCPELGAFRCPVEECGKLYAKASHVRAHLRRHSGEKPYRCTWGSCSWRFARSDELARHRRSHSGDKPYRCSECSKRFARSDHLAKHGRVHARRAAAAAAAAKRASNHSYKTRRLM encoded by the coding sequence ATGTACCGCGAAAACTGCGGCTTGCTCAATGAAGGTCTAAGCGACCAGCTCATGTTCGAATATTCACCAGCGGAGAGTCTCATCAATTTCGAGCTACCGTCGAACTTGAATTCTGAACTCAACGATTGGCAACTTAATGATATAGATTTTCACTGCGATGCATTTGTTCACGGATTGAATGATTCTAACAGGGAGAACTCCATCTTTGAAGACAgttcaaatatactttttgatTTCGACGATTTGGATAAGAATATAGATTTAGACGATTATCTCCTAGAAGCATTAACAAGTGATAAATCGAACGATGTTCTACAATCCAGTCCAAATTCTACAGATGTTGATAGTGACACAGCGCTCGGTAGACTTTCTGTCCTTGGAATAGATTTGGAATCTACTTGTGTGCAAGACATTCAGTACTCATCTACCAATATCAATAAAGCTAGTGATAGAGTGCGAAGTTTTATACCAGAAACAAAAATACAGACATGGGGAGAACCAACGTTCTGCCCGGAACTCGGAGCGTTCCGATGTCCGGTGGAGGAGTGTGGTAAACTATATGCAAAAGCGTCACACGTTCGCGCGCATTTGCGCCGTCATAGTGGTGAGAAGCCTTACCGATGCACGTGGGGTAGTTGCAGTTGGCGTTTCGCGCGGTCAGATGAGTTAGCGCGCCACCGTCGAAGCCATTCGGGTGATAAGCCCTATCGGTGCAGCGAATGTAGCAAGAGATTTGCACGTTCGGACCATCTTGCAAAACATGGACGTGTTCACGCTCGCCGCGCTGCCGCGGCCGCTGCGGCCGCCAAACGAGCTTCGAACCATTCTTATAAAACTAGAAGACTGATGTGA